From one Burkholderia pyrrocinia genomic stretch:
- a CDS encoding Xaa-Pro dipeptidyl-peptidase, with the protein MNIHRTGLRRAWLPALVAAATLAACGGDDGGSVAGASALAQGQQEGAAASAADTQSLASRISPSGVPYANPASGGRYRPVIANGQVQPSLSGGTIEENAWVDTPVDSDGDGTRDRIHVRIVRPSETANGARTPVIVLASPYYAGLADSPNHDVDVELDGTPHPAANAAASASTSARIMAAAPQTRMLQQLEAAAAGRSWIESYFVPRGFTIVYADSLGTAGSDGCPTILTRDESVAMASVIRWLGRDATAKDASGKTVVANWSTGHVGMYGVSYDGTLPKMVASLRTRGLDAIVPIAGLSNMYGYYRSGGLVRAPEGYQGEDVDVYIKALLTNAHPERCTHLIDEALQKENRTTGDYSPFWAARDIPTAFAVAPALVAQGLTDDNVRVDQSTSWYLAMRRQGVPTQLWLHRLKHTDPSRVPAMADAWTAEVNRWFTRYLIGFDNGVERDPRAVIAQADGTLLKEADWAARHATPVSYFAGGDGAGTGTLLRMPTGGPLARFTDDARITALTLANAPTGENRSRFETAPFTAATRLSGTATARVRLTFTGVANVTALLVDRAPDGTATIVTRAWTDPRNRLSDWLSEPVLPGMPYDLKLTFMPRDYKLEAGHRLGLVVLSSDNEATLRPTPGTGLTLDPAGTAVTVPLVSVSS; encoded by the coding sequence ATGAACATTCATCGAACCGGATTGCGGCGCGCGTGGCTTCCCGCGCTCGTTGCGGCCGCGACGCTCGCTGCATGCGGCGGCGACGACGGCGGCAGCGTCGCGGGTGCATCTGCGCTCGCTCAGGGCCAACAGGAGGGGGCCGCCGCATCGGCGGCCGATACGCAGTCGCTGGCGTCACGCATCTCGCCGTCCGGCGTTCCGTACGCCAATCCGGCCAGCGGCGGGCGCTACCGCCCCGTGATCGCGAACGGCCAGGTGCAGCCGTCGCTGTCGGGCGGCACGATCGAGGAGAACGCGTGGGTCGACACGCCGGTCGATTCCGACGGCGACGGCACGCGCGACCGCATTCACGTGCGCATCGTGCGCCCGTCCGAAACCGCGAACGGCGCACGCACGCCCGTCATCGTGCTCGCGAGCCCGTACTACGCGGGGCTCGCCGACAGCCCGAACCACGACGTCGACGTCGAGCTCGACGGCACGCCGCATCCGGCCGCGAACGCAGCCGCGTCGGCATCGACGTCCGCGCGCATCATGGCCGCCGCACCGCAGACGCGGATGCTGCAGCAGCTCGAAGCGGCCGCCGCCGGGCGCTCGTGGATCGAAAGCTACTTCGTGCCGCGCGGCTTCACGATCGTCTATGCGGATTCGCTCGGCACCGCCGGTTCGGACGGCTGCCCGACGATCCTGACGCGCGACGAATCGGTCGCGATGGCGTCGGTGATCCGCTGGCTCGGCCGCGACGCGACCGCGAAGGACGCGAGCGGCAAGACGGTCGTCGCGAACTGGTCGACGGGCCACGTCGGCATGTACGGCGTGTCGTACGACGGCACGCTGCCGAAAATGGTCGCGAGCCTGCGCACGCGCGGGCTCGATGCGATCGTGCCGATCGCCGGCCTGTCGAACATGTATGGCTATTACCGCTCGGGCGGGCTCGTGCGCGCGCCGGAGGGCTATCAGGGCGAAGACGTCGACGTGTATATCAAGGCGCTGCTGACGAACGCGCATCCGGAGCGCTGCACGCACCTGATCGACGAAGCGTTGCAGAAGGAAAACCGCACGACCGGCGACTATTCGCCGTTCTGGGCCGCGCGCGACATCCCGACCGCGTTCGCGGTCGCGCCGGCGCTCGTCGCGCAGGGGCTGACCGACGACAACGTGCGCGTCGACCAGTCGACGTCGTGGTATCTCGCGATGCGGCGCCAGGGCGTGCCGACGCAATTGTGGCTGCATCGCCTGAAGCACACCGATCCGTCGCGCGTGCCGGCGATGGCCGACGCATGGACCGCGGAGGTGAACCGGTGGTTCACGCGCTACCTGATCGGCTTCGACAACGGTGTCGAACGCGATCCGCGGGCGGTGATCGCGCAGGCGGACGGCACGCTGCTGAAGGAAGCCGACTGGGCCGCGCGCCATGCGACGCCGGTTTCGTATTTCGCGGGCGGTGACGGCGCGGGTACCGGCACGCTGCTGCGGATGCCGACCGGCGGCCCGCTCGCACGCTTCACCGACGATGCGCGCATTACCGCGCTCACGCTGGCGAATGCGCCGACCGGCGAGAACCGCAGCCGCTTCGAGACCGCGCCGTTCACGGCCGCGACCCGACTGTCCGGCACCGCGACGGCACGCGTCAGGCTGACCTTCACCGGTGTGGCCAACGTGACGGCGCTGCTGGTCGACCGCGCACCGGACGGCACGGCCACGATCGTCACGCGTGCGTGGACCGACCCGCGCAACCGGCTGTCCGACTGGCTGTCGGAACCCGTGCTGCCCGGGATGCCGTACGACCTGAAGCTGACGTTCATGCCGCGCGACTACAAGCTCGAAGCCGGCCACCGGCTGGGGCTCGTCGTCCTGTCCAGCGACAACGAGGCGACGCTGCGGCCGACGCCGGGCACGGGCCTGACGCTCGATCCGGCCGGCACGGCGGTGACGGTGCCGCTGGTTTCGGTTTCGTCGTGA
- a CDS encoding lipoprotein-releasing ABC transporter permease subunit has protein sequence MKLPFEWQIGLRYARGGRRSAGDGFVSFIAGAAMAGIALGVAALIVVLSVMNGFRTEVRDRMLSVLAHVEIFSPSGAMPDWRLTAHESLRNPAVRAVAPYVDAQALLTNAGSVTGVALRGIDPVLEPRVSEIARKLKTGRLDALVPGEMGIVLGAALADALHVKIGDRITFFAPGNAARVGDALPRFRQFNVVGTFESGHYQYDSALAYIHIRDAQKLFNVPAPTGIRLRLDDLQRAPDIALALSRTLSGDLYIRDWTRQNRTWFEAERLQKRMLSLILMLIVAVAAFNLVSSLVMTVTQKQGDIAILRTLGAPPGSITKIFAIQGMTIGLAGTLAGVALGCAIAVSIPWVLPAIEQLLGIRFLTPSVYFLSSLPSKLAAVDVIEIAAAAFLMSCVATLYPSWRAARVRPAEALRDE, from the coding sequence TTGAAACTCCCGTTCGAATGGCAGATCGGGCTGCGCTATGCGCGCGGCGGCCGGCGCTCGGCCGGCGACGGCTTCGTGTCGTTCATTGCCGGCGCCGCGATGGCCGGCATCGCGCTCGGCGTCGCCGCGCTGATCGTCGTGCTGTCGGTGATGAACGGCTTTCGCACCGAGGTGCGCGACCGGATGCTGTCGGTGCTCGCGCATGTGGAAATCTTCTCGCCGTCCGGCGCGATGCCCGACTGGCGGCTCACCGCGCACGAATCGCTGCGGAACCCGGCCGTGCGCGCCGTCGCGCCCTATGTCGACGCGCAGGCGCTGCTGACGAACGCGGGCAGTGTGACGGGCGTCGCGCTGCGCGGCATCGATCCGGTGCTCGAGCCGCGCGTGTCCGAGATCGCGCGCAAGCTGAAGACCGGGCGCCTCGATGCGCTCGTGCCGGGCGAAATGGGCATCGTGCTCGGCGCCGCGCTGGCCGACGCGCTGCACGTCAAGATCGGCGACCGCATCACGTTCTTCGCGCCCGGCAATGCGGCCCGCGTCGGCGATGCGCTGCCGCGGTTCCGGCAGTTCAACGTGGTCGGCACGTTCGAGTCGGGCCACTACCAGTACGACAGCGCGCTCGCGTACATCCACATCCGCGACGCGCAGAAGCTGTTCAACGTGCCCGCGCCGACCGGCATCCGGTTGCGGCTCGACGATCTGCAGCGCGCGCCCGACATCGCGCTGGCGCTGTCGCGCACGCTGTCGGGCGATCTTTATATCCGCGACTGGACGCGGCAGAACCGTACGTGGTTCGAAGCCGAGCGGCTGCAGAAACGCATGCTGTCGCTGATCCTGATGCTGATCGTCGCGGTCGCCGCGTTCAATCTCGTGTCGTCGCTGGTGATGACGGTCACGCAGAAGCAGGGCGACATCGCGATCCTGCGCACGCTCGGCGCGCCGCCCGGGTCGATCACGAAGATCTTCGCGATCCAGGGGATGACGATCGGCCTCGCCGGCACGCTGGCGGGCGTCGCGCTCGGCTGCGCGATCGCGGTCAGCATCCCGTGGGTGCTGCCTGCGATCGAGCAGTTGCTCGGCATCCGCTTCCTGACGCCGTCCGTGTATTTCCTCAGTTCGCTGCCGTCGAAGCTCGCGGCTGTCGACGTGATCGAGATCGCCGCGGCCGCGTTCCTGATGTCGTGCGTCGCGACGCTGTACCCGAGCTGGCGTGCCGCGAGGGTGCGGCCGGCCGAAGCATTGCGCGACGAATAG